A stretch of the Notamacropus eugenii isolate mMacEug1 chromosome 2, mMacEug1.pri_v2, whole genome shotgun sequence genome encodes the following:
- the HTR1E gene encoding 5-hydroxytryptamine receptor 1E, translated as MNFTNCTTEASVAIKSKSVTEKMLISLTLVVITTMTTLLNSAVIIAICTTKKLHQPANYLICSLAVTDLLVAILVMPLSITYIVMDSWTLGYFICEVWLSVDMTCCTCSILHLCVIALDRYWAITNAIEYARKRTAKRAGMMILTVWTISVFISMPPLFWRSHRLLSPPPSQCTIQHDHVIYTIYSTLGAFYIPLTLILILYYRIYHAAKSLYQKRGSSRHLSNRSTDSQNSFASCKLTQTFCVSDFSTSDPTTEFDKINTSVRIPPFDNDLDQTGDRQQISSTRERKAARILGLILGAFILSWLPFFIKELIVGLSIYTVSSEVADFLTWLGYVNSLINPLLYTSFNEDFKLAFKRLVRCREHS; from the coding sequence atgaatttcacaAACTGTACGACAGAAGCCAGTGTGGCCATCAAATCCAAATCAGTAACAGAGAAGATGCTTATTTCTTTGACTTTGGTGGTAATCACTACTATGACTACCCTCCTGAACTCAGCAGTAATTATTGCCATCTGTACCACCAAGAAGCTCCATCAGCCTGCAAACTACTTAATCTGTTCTCTGGCTGTGACGGATCTCCTGGTTGCCATTCTCGTCATGCCCTTGAGCATCACATATATTGTTATGGACTCCTGGACCCTGGGTTACTTTATCTGTGAGGTTTGGCTGAGTGTAGACATGACCTGTTGCACCTGTTCAATCCTCCATCTCTGTGTGATTGCCTTGGATAGGTACTGGGCTATCACCAATGCTATTGAATATGCCAGGAAAAGAACTGCAAAGAGGGCTGGAATGATGATACTCACTGTGTGGACCATCTCAGTTTTCATTTCCATGCCTCCTCTGTTCTGGAGGAGCCACCGTCTTCTTAGTCCTCCACCTAGCCAATGCACCATCCAGCATGACCATGTGATCTATACCATTTACTCCACACTTGGGGCATTTTACATCCCCTTGACTTTGATCCTGATTCTCTATTATAGGATCTACCATGCTGCCAAAAGTCTTTACCAGAAGCGTGGCTCCAGCCGCCATTTGAGCAACAGAAGCACCGACAGCCAGAACTCTTTTGCAAGCTGCAAGCTGACCCAGACCTTCTGTGTGTCTGACTTCTCCACTTCTGACCCAACCACAGAATTTGATAAAATCAACACCTCAGTCAGGATACCTCCTTTTGACAATGACCTGGATCAGACTGGAGACCGCCAACAGATCTCCAGTACCAGGGAACGAAAGGCTGCTCGCATTCTGGGACTGATACTAGGGGCATTCATTTTGTCCTGGCTGCCATTTTTCATCAAGGAGCTCATTGTTGGCCTGAGTATTTATACTGTATCATCTGAAGTGGCTGACTTTTTGACATGGCTTGGTTATGTGAACTCTCTTATCAACCCTCTACTGTACACAAGTTTTAATGAGGATTTTAAGTTAGCCTTTAAAAGGCTTGTCAGGTGCCGGGAACATTCCTAG